The DNA sequence AGCTTCGCTTCATGTAAAAGTCTAGGAGTCGGAGGGAAATATGGAATATACTGACTTCAGTTCGTTGCATTTGGACGCTATCAGGGAAATTGTCAATATCGGCGCAGGGAACGCTGCCACGGCTTTGTCCGATATGTTGGGGCAATCCATTGATATGGGGGTCCCTAACGCGGATATTGTCTCTATTTATGACGTATCCGAGTATTTTGGTTCCCCTGAAAAATTTGCGGCGGCTATCTACACACACGGAGAAGGAGCGTTCCCTTGTAATCTTATATTCATTCAAGATGAAGAGATGATCCAAAAACTTGTCGATGCCGTATTCATGGCCAGGATGAATACAACTGGCCGAGAGTTTCCCGAAGAGATGCGAGACAGCTGCTTGGCTGAATTGGGTAATATCGTGCTGAGTTCTTTTTTAAACGCTGTAAGCGGAATGATTGGTGCCGATCCTATCAGTATCTCGGTTCCTGGTGTCGCTCATGATATGCTGGGGGCAATCCTCCAGTTTGTGGCGGTGATCTTTGCTCAAACAGGAGAGCACGCTTTGTTAATGAACACAACTCTGCAGCTGGATGGAGTTGACTCGAAGTTGAAGGGGAATATCATGATTGTTCCCGAACCTGGGGCTTTGGAGATCTTATTGTCCAAGTTGGGGGTGCTCTGATGGGCAAGGGGCAGCATGTCGGCATGGCCGACGCCATCTTGGTAAAGCACCCGGGAAAGCTCGTTTCTTTGGGGCTGGGATCTTGTATTGGCTTGGTGCTCTACGATGAGGTTGCCAAGATTGCAGCAATGGCTCATATTATGTTGCCAGAGAGCCGGGAGGGTAAGGATAATCCCAAGCCTGGAAAGTTTGCTGATACGGCGGTTCCTCTGCTTCTTGATATGCTCCTGAAGGCTGGAGCTAAGCGGGATCGAATCAAGGCAAAAATGGCAGGAGGGGCTCAAATGTTCAATGTTCCGGGCTCCAAGTCAGGATTTTTGGCCGTAGGGTCACGGAATTCTGAGGAGACGGAGAAGCAGTTGGCAAAATCCGGTATTAAACTTGTTGCCTCAGATACGGGAGGGAACAAGGGGCGAAGTGTGGAGTTCTCTACGGACAACTGGGTGCTCGAGATCAAGACGCTGGGTACGGGTAAACAGGGTATCTGATCTTACTTAGGGCGAAGGAGGAGGATGGCCTATGCCCTCCAGAGAGGAT is a window from the Dethiosulfovibrio peptidovorans genome containing:
- a CDS encoding chemotaxis protein CheD translates to MGKGQHVGMADAILVKHPGKLVSLGLGSCIGLVLYDEVAKIAAMAHIMLPESREGKDNPKPGKFADTAVPLLLDMLLKAGAKRDRIKAKMAGGAQMFNVPGSKSGFLAVGSRNSEETEKQLAKSGIKLVASDTGGNKGRSVEFSTDNWVLEIKTLGTGKQGI
- a CDS encoding chemotaxis protein CheC, producing MEYTDFSSLHLDAIREIVNIGAGNAATALSDMLGQSIDMGVPNADIVSIYDVSEYFGSPEKFAAAIYTHGEGAFPCNLIFIQDEEMIQKLVDAVFMARMNTTGREFPEEMRDSCLAELGNIVLSSFLNAVSGMIGADPISISVPGVAHDMLGAILQFVAVIFAQTGEHALLMNTTLQLDGVDSKLKGNIMIVPEPGALEILLSKLGVL